Within the Cupriavidus malaysiensis genome, the region CCGTGCGGAAATAGGTGTCGGCGTAGTTCAGCCCGACCGCCACGTGGCGGATGCGGACCTCGCCGGGGCCGGGATCGCCGACTTCGACCTGTTCGCAGCGCAGCACTTCGGGACCGCCGGTTTCATACATGCGGATGACCTTGGCCATCGGTTGTCTCCTGTCGTGATCGCGGCGCGCGACGCGCGCCATGCATGCTGTGCACTGTAGGTGCCGGCGCCGCGGCGCGCTTTGCATTGCGCACCGGGAACTTTGCATTTCATGCCAGGCACATCTATGATCGCTGCGCGTGCCGGGGCGGCCGGCACGCCAGGCCAGCCCGGGGGCAACCCGGGACAACCCGGGACAACAATACGGAGACAGTCGGGACGTGGAGACGCTGATACGTGCCGCGGCACTGAGCCATTTCTTCGAGGTCGCGCACAGCCTCGGCCTCAATCCGCAGCCGCTGCTGCGCCGGGTCGGCCTGAGCCGCGCCATGCTGCAGGACCCGGACCGGCGCGTGCCGGCCGCCGCCGTGGTGGCGCTGCTGGAAGCCTCGGCCCAGGCCAGCGGCTGCCTGACCTTCGGCCTGCGCATGGCTGAAACCCGCCAGTTGTCCGATTTCGGCGCGATGAGCCTGTTGATCGGCCAGCAGCCCACGCTGCGCGCGGCGCTGGCCACGCTGATCCGCTACCGCCACCTGGTCAACGATTCGATCGCGCTGCTGCTGGAGGACGTCGGCAAGACGGTCGTGATCCGCCACGAACTGGTGTCCGCACCGGGCTCACGCCAGGCCACCGAACTCGCCATCGGCGTGCTGGCGCGCCTGGGCAGCGCGCTGCTGGGCGCGCGCTGGCAGCCGGTCAGCGTGAACTTCACGCATGCGGCGCCAGCCGACCTGCGCGCACATCGCCGGCTGTTCGCCTGCCCGCTGGTCTTCAACAGCGAATTCAACGGCATCGTCTGCCTGGCGGCCGACCTGGACGCGCCCAATCCCGGCGCCGACCCGGTCATGGCGCGCTATGCGCAGCGCTTCGTCGATGCCCTGCCGGCCCCCGGCGGCGGCGCCATCGGCCACGAGGTGCGCGCTGCCATCTACCTGCTGCTGCCGATGGGGCGGGCCACCAGCGCCGCGGTGGCGCAGGGGCTCGGCCTGAGCCTGCGTACCATGCAGCGCCAGCTCGACGAGGCGGGCGAGACCTTCACCGGCATCCTCGACGAAGTGCGCCGCGAACTGGCCCGGCGCTACGTGGAAAACCCGCAGTACTCGCTCACACGCGTGTCCGGGCTGCTCGGCTACGGCTCGCCGGCCGCCTTCTCGCGCTGGTTCTCGGCCCGCTTCGGCATGGCGCCGGTGGCCTGGCGCAAGCAGGCCGGCGGGCGCGCCGGCTGATCCCCTGTGCAGCGCAAGGCGCCTGGCCGCTCAAGTTTCGCTCCGGCTGTCCGTAAAGGGTTCCCATTGCCATCCGATGTGGCATACGCCATCCCTGGACCCGGACATGCGAAGCATTCTTTTGCTCGAGGACGAGGCGGAACTGCGCGAGGAAATCGCCGCCTTCCTGCAGAAGCGGGGCTGGACGGTGCTCCAGGCCGGCAGCCTGGCCGAGTCCGCGCCCCTGATCGAACAGGCCGATATCGCCGTGATCGACGTGATGCTGCCGGACGGCACCGGCTTCGAAGCCGTCGCCCGCCTGCGCCGGCAGCGGCCGGGCTGCGGCATCGTCATGCTGACCGCGCGCGGCGAGACGCAGGACAAGGTGCGCGGCTTCGAGGACGGCGCCGACCACTACCTGGTCAAGCCCATCAAGCTGCTGGAATTCGACGCGGCACTGCGCGCCCTGAGCCGGCGCGTGGCCGCGAGCTGGCAGCTCGACCGCCAGGCCAGCGAACTGATCGCGCCGGAAGGCTCGCGCATGATGGTCTCGGTCAACGAGGGCAGCCTGCTCGAACTGCTGGCACGCCACCCGGGCCAGCCGGCCAGCCGCCGCGAAATCGTGGAGAACTTCGGCCAGGAGTGGCTGCACTACGACGAACGGCGCCTGGAAACCCTGGTCAGCCGGTTGCGCCAGCGCTGGCGCAGCCTGACGCGCAGCGAACTGCCGCTGCGCACGGCGCACCGCGTCGGCTATATCTTCGCCGCGCCGCTGGCGCTGGCCTGAGCGGTCCTGGCGGGAGGGCCACGCCTCCCTGCCGGCCCTCCCGCCTTTTCCGCTCCCCCCCGTTTCCCCCGTTTCCCCCGTTTCCCGCCCGTTTCTTACTCCCCGTTTCCACCGGTTGCCGGCAGGACTTGAGCCTTCTCGCTACCGCCGGTTTGCTCCCCTCTCCCGCTTGCGGGAGAGGGGCCGGGGGAGAGGGCAGGCGCCGGCCGGCCGCAGCTTGGGATTACACCATCGGCTTCGTCCCGATGCTCGCGTGCTGGACCACACCGACGGCTTCGTCATGCGTGGCGCCTTGCTAAACCACCCCTCTCCCCCGCCCTCTCCCCATGCGGGGAGAGGGAGCCAAGACCGTGTGCTTGGCGTTCTGTGTTGGTGCACTCGTCGGCATCGTCCAGCGCGTCGTGTTTCGCACCGCGCCGGCCTGTTCCTCCATCACTCCCCCTTCGCTCCCCATCGGTTCCCCCTTGCTGCCATTAAAGGCGCCGAAGCGGCGCAAATGGTGGCGACATTGTGAAAGCACATGCCCCGCCGTCTCCGGCACGCCGCCGCATGCCCCTCCCATGGGGGGGGCGGGCGCGCCGACGGGGCCGGACCGGCGTGGCATAATCGGGCGGCCCATGCCGCTTCCGGCACGCCGCCTCCGCTGGACCCGAGCCGAAGGGATCGATGCCAGACTCCGCCGCCATCTCCGCCATTCCCCCCGATACGCCACAGTGCCTGCAGGTGCTGGTCGTCGACGACATGCCGGCCAGCCGCGCCGAGACCGCCCAGCGGGTGCGCGAAGCCGGGCACCGGGCGGTCGAGGCAGGCAGCGGCGAGGAAGCCCTCGCCGTGGTCGCGGCCCGCCATGTCGACCTGGTGCTGCTGGACCTGCTGATGCCCGACATGGACGGCTTCGAGGCCACGCGCCGCCTGCGCGCGCGCGAGCCATACAGCTGGCTGCCGGTGGTGGTGATGTCGTCGATGAGTGGCGCCGACCATTTCGTCAAGGCCATCGAGCAAGGCGCCGACGACTACCTGCTCAAGCCGGTCAGCCCGGAACTGCTGCAGGCCAAGCTGCGCAATATCGGCCGCGCGCTCGAGCTGCAGACGCGGCTGGCGGCGCAGGCCATGCACAACCGCGCGCTGTTCGACCATGTCGGCGACGCCGTGCTGGCGCTCGACGGCGCGCAGCGCATCTGCGACGCGAACCGCGCCGGCCTGGCGCTGCTGGGCTTGTCCGCCCTGCCACCCGACGGCATCCCGCTGCACTCGCTGATTCCCTCCGGGCTGCCGCCGCTGGAGCCGGGCGACGCGCGCCAGGTCCGCATCGAGCGCAACCTGCGCCGCGCCGACGGCCGCGAGAGCGCCGCCGAGATCGGCATGACCGGCTGGCCCAGCGGCAGCGCGGCACGCGTGTCGCTGGTGCTGCGCGACCTCAGCGAGCGGCGCCGCCTCGAACGCCTGAAGGACGAATTCCTCAGCACCATCAGCCACGAGCTGCGCACCCCGCTGACCTCGGTGCTGGGCGCGCTCGGCCTGCTCGCCGGCGGCGCCGCCGGCGAGCTGCCGGAGCAGGCGCGGCGCCTGACCGAGGTCGCGCAGCGCAACGGCGAGCGGCTCGGCCGGCTGATCGACGACGTGCTCGACCTGACCAAGCTGGAAGCCGACCGCATGATGCTGAACCTGCGTGTGCAGGCGCTGGAACCGCTGCTGGCGGAAGCGGTGCAGGCCAATGCCGACTATGCGCGCCGGCTCGGGCGCACGCTGCAGGTGGTGGCGCCGCCGCCGCCCGGACTGCGGGCCGAGATCGACGCCGACCGCTTCCTGCAGGTGATGGCCAACCTGCTGTCGAACGCGGTCAAGCACTCGCCGCCGGAGCAGCCGGTGGAAATCCGCTGCCACTGCGCCCAGGGCCGCCTGCGCATCGCCGTGCGCGACCACGGCCCGGGCATCGACCCGGCCTTCCGCGCCAGGCTGTTCGAGAAGTTCTCGCAGGCCGAGCAGACCGACCGCCGCAGCGGTGCCGGCACCGGCCTGGGCCTGCACATCAGCCGGCTGCTGATCGAACGCATGGGTGGCAAGGTCAGCGCGGTGTCCACCGCCGGGCACGGGGCCGAGTTCGTGGTCGACCTGCCGGTCTGGCGGGGCGGCGCCGAACGCACGCTGTCGCAGCCGCAGGTGATGGTGATCGATGGCGATCCCCGCGCGCGCGACCGCATCGCGGCGCTGCTGTCGCCGCTGTGCGAGTTGCATTGCCTCGACGACCTCGGGCAGGCGGTGGACGAAGCGGCCCCGGCGCCTGCCCTGCTGATCGCCGACCCGGCCGGCGCGGACGGCCCCCTGGACACGGTCTGCGTGCGCCTGCGGCGGCTGGCCGGACCGGCACCGGTGCTGCTGTACACCGACGCGATCGGCGCGGAGCAGGCCGGCGCCCATGGCTTCACCCTGCTGAGCAAGCGCGGCACCGGCAACGATGCCTTCCTGCGCGCCGTGCGGCTGGCCGCCAACCTGGCCGGAGACTGACGCCATGGACGCATTGCGGCGGGTGCTGTGCGCCGAGGACGACCCCGACATCCGCACCATTCTCGAACTCAGCCTGGCCACCGTCGGCGGCTACGAGGTCTGCATGTGCGCCGACGGGCGTGCGGCGGTCGAGCAGGCACCGGGCTTCCGGCCCGACCTGATCCTGCTCGACGTGATGATGCCGGGCATGACGGGGCCCGAGGCAATGCAGGCCATCCGCGCCATGCCGGCGCTGCGCGGCACGCCGGTGGTGCTGATGTCGGCGCGCGCCCTGCCGCACGAGATCGAGGCGCTGCTGGAGCATGGCGCCACCGGCGTCATCGTCAAACCCTTCGATCCCATGACGCTGGCGGACAACCTGCGCATCTACTGGGAACACGGGCGTGGCATCGGCGCCGGATAGCGCGGCGGCCGCGCAGCGGCAACTGCAGCGCCTGCGCGAGCGTTTCCTGGCCGGCCTGCCCGGCCGCGCCGACGAGCTGGCCCGGGCCGTCGAGGCCTGGGCCGAGGCGGCGCCGGAAACGGCGGCACAGGCCCGCCTGGCCGCCGCCGCCGTGCTGCACCGCCTGGCCGGCGCCGCCGGCCTGCATGGCCTCGCGCCGCTGGGCGCGCAGGCGCGCGCGCTGGAAGACGCGGTCATGGCCGCCGCCGCCCCGTCCCCCGCCCTGCTGGCCACCCTCGCCGGCTTGCGCGCCACGCTCTCCACCCTCGCCACGCCCGCGGGCCCCGGCGGCACCTCCGGCGCCGATGCCGACGGCCTTGCCGGCTGATGCCGGTGCGCGGCAAGCGCGCGCGAATTCACAAAGCGGTGACATTGTGAACGCCCTTCCCGCATTTAATCACCCTGCGGCCGGCGCCTTTTTCCGCCCGGCCGGAGAACAAGGAGCTTGCCATGCAATTGACGGCCATCCGGGAAACCTCCGGCGTCCTGCTGATCCGGCTCGACGAGGCCCACCTCGACGCCAGCAACGTCAAGGCATTCAAGGAAGCCATCAACCCCTTGCTGGAAGACTACCAGCGCGTCGTCTTCGACATGTCGGCGCTGAGCTTCGTCGACAGCTCGGGCCTGGGCGCGCTGATCGCCTGCCTGCGCCGCACCCACAAGAGCCAGGGCGATTTCAAGCTGTGCGGCATGCTGCGCCCGGTGCAGGCCCTGTTCGAGCTGATGCGCATGCACCGCGTGTTCAGCATCCACGCTACCGCCGAAGACGCCGTGCGCGCCTTCGCCTGAGCCACGCCAACGGAGGTCACCATGCCCGCCCCGACCTGCCTCTACGCCGCCGCCCCCCAGGCCGGCCGCATGCCTGCCGCAGCGACCGCCGCCAGCCAGCCGCGCCGGCAGCCCTCGCGCCGGCACGCACGGGCCGCGGCCGCGCGCTGCCAGCACCTGGCTTCGTACCGCCTGCCGCGCGGCAACGCCGCGCGCCCGACCGCCAGCCGCCACGGCTGAGAGCCTGCCCGGCCGGAGCCGCGGGCCCCGGCCGGCATGACGCATGACGAAGGCCGCTTGCCGCACCGCCTGGCCGCCGGCACGGCAGCATCCGCAGGAGGTCACCTGCGGCGCCCCCTGCCTTCCCCCAGCACGACGCACACCGGACGACGGCGGACACCGGGAAGTCGCCCTGGTGCCGGGACACCGGGGTTGAGCCGGGCGCCGGCCGCGCACGAGGATGGCCGACAAAGTTCACAAAGCGGCCACATTGTGTCGGCCACGGTGCGCTTCAATCCAGGTACCGATTCAGGTACCGATTCCCCGGGGAGCCGCCATGTCCATCGCCCACCATGCCAAGCCGACACCGACGGCCGTCCTGGCCATGCTGCGGCGCGGAGAAACGGACTTCCCGGCGGGCCGCCAGCCACCCCGCCTGCCCGCCCGCCGTGCCGGGCCGCCGCTGGCACTGTCCCACGCCCGATGGATGAAATATGGACCGTGGACCCCATTCCTCATCCTGAGCAGCGCCGCCGGCATGCCGGCGTCCCGCATCGACAGCGGCACGCTGTCCATGGCCGCGCTGGCGACGCTGGCAGCGCTGGCTGCCCCCGCCGCACTGGCCGCACTGGCCACACTGCCGGCCGCCCCGTGGCCGGGCTGCCGCGCCGGCCGGCTGCGCGGTCGGCGCGCATGAACGCGTACCCCGCACCGCCGGCCACGGCGCCAGCCTCACGCGCGAAGAGGCCGACGTGATCCGCTTGCCCAAGCGCCATCCAGCCAAGAGCGGCAGCGCCGATTCCGGCCACGCCAGCCGCCAGATTGCCGCAGGCCCGACCGCGCTGACGGTCGGCGCCCGGCCCGAGTCATTTGCATTGCAAGGGGAAAACCAGAACATGACACCTGAACCCGACACCCGTCGCGGGGGCGCCGCTGCGCGCGCGCAGGCCACGCTGGCGCAGCGCGGCCCGTGGCGGATGGCCTGGCTGCTGGCCCTGGCCGCCTGCTGCCTGGCGGCGACGGTGCCGCACGCCCACGCCGGCGTGGTCGCCGAACGAGTCAAGAGCCGGCACCAGGTGCGCGTGTGCATCTGGCCGGATTACTACGGCATCACCTACCGCGACCCGCGCACCCAGCAGCTGCGCGGCATCGACATCGACCTGTCGGCGGCGCTCGGCGCCGACCTCGGCGTCAAGGTGGCCTATGTCGACTCGTCCTTCGCCACGCTGATCGACGACGTGCGCGGCGACCGCTGCGACGTGGCCATGTTCGCCGTCGGCGTGCTGCCGCAGCGCCAGGCCGTGCTGCGCTTCAGCCAGCCCTACCTGCAGAGCGACATCTACGGCATCACCATGCGCGCCAGCCGCATCGTGCGCAGCTGGGCCGATATCGACAAGCCCGGCGTCAACGTGGCGGTGCAGGCCGGCACCTTCATGGAACCGGTGATGCGCGCCAGCCTCAAGCAGGCCAACCTGGTGGTGCTGGCTCCGCCGCAGACGCGCGAACAGGAGTTGCAGGCCGGCCGTGTCGATGTCTTCATGACGGACTACCCTTACAGCCGCCGCCTGCTCGATAATGCGGACTGGGCGCGGCTGGTCTCGCCGTCCCAACCCTTCCACCGCATACCCTACGCCTACGCCATGCGCCAAGACGACGAGGAGTGGTACCGGACCATCAACGCCTTCGTCGAGCGCATCAAGCACG harbors:
- a CDS encoding AraC family transcriptional regulator; the encoded protein is METLIRAAALSHFFEVAHSLGLNPQPLLRRVGLSRAMLQDPDRRVPAAAVVALLEASAQASGCLTFGLRMAETRQLSDFGAMSLLIGQQPTLRAALATLIRYRHLVNDSIALLLEDVGKTVVIRHELVSAPGSRQATELAIGVLARLGSALLGARWQPVSVNFTHAAPADLRAHRRLFACPLVFNSEFNGIVCLAADLDAPNPGADPVMARYAQRFVDALPAPGGGAIGHEVRAAIYLLLPMGRATSAAVAQGLGLSLRTMQRQLDEAGETFTGILDEVRRELARRYVENPQYSLTRVSGLLGYGSPAAFSRWFSARFGMAPVAWRKQAGGRAG
- a CDS encoding ABC transporter substrate-binding protein, whose translation is MAWLLALAACCLAATVPHAHAGVVAERVKSRHQVRVCIWPDYYGITYRDPRTQQLRGIDIDLSAALGADLGVKVAYVDSSFATLIDDVRGDRCDVAMFAVGVLPQRQAVLRFSQPYLQSDIYGITMRASRIVRSWADIDKPGVNVAVQAGTFMEPVMRASLKQANLVVLAPPQTREQELQAGRVDVFMTDYPYSRRLLDNADWARLVSPSQPFHRIPYAYAMRQDDEEWYRTINAFVERIKHDGRLEQAARRHGLTEVLIRQ
- a CDS encoding Hpt domain-containing protein; translated protein: MASAPDSAAAAQRQLQRLRERFLAGLPGRADELARAVEAWAEAAPETAAQARLAAAAVLHRLAGAAGLHGLAPLGAQARALEDAVMAAAAPSPALLATLAGLRATLSTLATPAGPGGTSGADADGLAG
- a CDS encoding response regulator transcription factor, with amino-acid sequence MRSILLLEDEAELREEIAAFLQKRGWTVLQAGSLAESAPLIEQADIAVIDVMLPDGTGFEAVARLRRQRPGCGIVMLTARGETQDKVRGFEDGADHYLVKPIKLLEFDAALRALSRRVAASWQLDRQASELIAPEGSRMMVSVNEGSLLELLARHPGQPASRREIVENFGQEWLHYDERRLETLVSRLRQRWRSLTRSELPLRTAHRVGYIFAAPLALA
- a CDS encoding STAS domain-containing protein produces the protein MQLTAIRETSGVLLIRLDEAHLDASNVKAFKEAINPLLEDYQRVVFDMSALSFVDSSGLGALIACLRRTHKSQGDFKLCGMLRPVQALFELMRMHRVFSIHATAEDAVRAFA
- a CDS encoding hybrid sensor histidine kinase/response regulator translates to MPDSAAISAIPPDTPQCLQVLVVDDMPASRAETAQRVREAGHRAVEAGSGEEALAVVAARHVDLVLLDLLMPDMDGFEATRRLRAREPYSWLPVVVMSSMSGADHFVKAIEQGADDYLLKPVSPELLQAKLRNIGRALELQTRLAAQAMHNRALFDHVGDAVLALDGAQRICDANRAGLALLGLSALPPDGIPLHSLIPSGLPPLEPGDARQVRIERNLRRADGRESAAEIGMTGWPSGSAARVSLVLRDLSERRRLERLKDEFLSTISHELRTPLTSVLGALGLLAGGAAGELPEQARRLTEVAQRNGERLGRLIDDVLDLTKLEADRMMLNLRVQALEPLLAEAVQANADYARRLGRTLQVVAPPPPGLRAEIDADRFLQVMANLLSNAVKHSPPEQPVEIRCHCAQGRLRIAVRDHGPGIDPAFRARLFEKFSQAEQTDRRSGAGTGLGLHISRLLIERMGGKVSAVSTAGHGAEFVVDLPVWRGGAERTLSQPQVMVIDGDPRARDRIAALLSPLCELHCLDDLGQAVDEAAPAPALLIADPAGADGPLDTVCVRLRRLAGPAPVLLYTDAIGAEQAGAHGFTLLSKRGTGNDAFLRAVRLAANLAGD
- a CDS encoding response regulator, giving the protein MDALRRVLCAEDDPDIRTILELSLATVGGYEVCMCADGRAAVEQAPGFRPDLILLDVMMPGMTGPEAMQAIRAMPALRGTPVVLMSARALPHEIEALLEHGATGVIVKPFDPMTLADNLRIYWEHGRGIGAG